The region TTCTCCTGCTAAATCATGCACTAGCGCATCGACCAGATCATCCGGCAAGTAAAACTGCGCCTTCTCTGTCAAACTCTTAATCACCGCCTTAGCATCCGCTAGGGTCAGATCTCCCAAAGGATAACGAATTTGCTTGCCAAGAATATCATTATTAATGATGTCAAGATTCGCATAGCGCTGGAATTCCAGGAGATAGTGGAGATAATCTTCCCGCAAAGAAAGCACCACTTTAACGAATGGCAACTTCAAACATTCACCCAGAAAGCGGTAGAACGGAATTCGCTCCTGTACGGTGTTGTATGTAAAGAAAAATTCCTCAAACTGGTCAAACAGTAAAATCGGGAGCACGTTACGTTCTGTTGCTGTCTTTAGTTGGTTGATCAGCGTTTGAAACAGAGGAGCAGAAAGTGGAGAGGACGGAGAGAAGAGCGGCAGGGAAGAAATCTGCTCGCTGCTCTCCAGTCCCAAACTTTTCAGTCCTTTTTGCAATCCACTTTGCCAATCACCATAAAAATCAACCAGTAGGGGAAACGGCAGACGGCTTTCAAAAGTTTGGTCTTGCAAGAGGGGGAGGAGTCCAGCGTTGAGGATGGAGCTTTTGCCAACCCCTGAAGGACCATGAATTACAATCAGCTTGTATTGTGCCTGACTCAAGCGGGCAATCAGTTCGTTCAGGTCTTTTTCACGACCAGAAGCCTTTAGTTCCTGGGCAAGTAAGCGCTGTTGGTCAATTTGGGCAGGTAGGGGCAGGGGTGCACCGGCCGATACTTCTTGAGGTTGCAGACGGAGCGCACCGACAAAGGCACGATAGCCATACTGATGCTCAATCAGACGACGAGCCTGGCGAGTGCGGAAGGCAAGTTGATACTCTCCTTTCTCAAAGTAGTTATCTCGAAGTTGCCGCAGAATTTGAATGTAAAGAAAGGGGTCATTGGAGGGATGGCTGCGATCGCGAGCGGATTCTAAAGCATGAATCGCACAATCAAGATTTCCGAGTTGCTTCTCAGCCTTTGCTCGCAGGAAAAGATACCAACCGTAGTGATAGCGATGGGCTAATTCCAGGCTGTTTTCCAGGTGTGGGTCAGGCAGATGATCCACCGCATGAAGTTCTGCCTCCGCGACATCTAAAATTTCCAGAGCAGTTTCTACTTGCTGCTTCGCGTCTTCCCAGTTAGAGCGGGCGATCGCGACCTCTGCCAAAAATCCGCGATCGCGAGCCTGCCGTACCGGATCTTTATACAGCTTGTGCAACACCAGTGCCTGTTTAGCTAAGGTGTCTAATTCATCCCACTGCTCCAGCTTTTGCAGCGTTTCCGCCTGAGCAATGATGAAGCGGGCAACCAGATCTTGACGATTCTCCTGCGTAAATAAATCCAAACTACGCTGAAAATAATACCGAGATTGCTGACATGCGCTGCGATACGCTGCTCGTTGCAAGATTGCATACGAACGCCACCAAAGTCCTAGATAGAAGAGGAGACATGCTGCCCGTTCCAGGTAGGGAATAGGGGGGAGAGGGGATGGAAGGGTGGGGGAGAGGGAAGATGCGGAGGGTAAGGGAGGGGATGCGGAAATGGGTGATGGGTCACTGGAAATTGGTCGGTCTTGTAAATCCTTCTGACTTCTGACTTCTGACTCCTGGCTTCTGATTTTGCCATCTCCCCCATCTTCCCAACTTTCCTCAGCTCTTGGCTCTTTTGCCTCCTGCATATGTTGTAGCCAAAAGGTAAGACTACGCTGATACAGTTCATGGGCAGTTTCCATTTCGCCCTGACTATGGGCATTTTGTCCTAGCAGAAAATCCAAGCTGGCTTGAAGTTCGTCATCGATCGCGTATTGGTTACTCTGCAAATCGTTGATGGCAAAGGTCAATTCGTTGGGTCGGAGAGCATTCGGTGGATGGATTTGCCAAATTGCCCAAAATTGTTCATCCCCCATGCTAAGGATAGAGTTGAACAGGCGATCACTATGATGTTTGAGCGATCGTACCAGTTCTGGAATTGCCATCTCAAATTCCACAATGGCATTGCCTGCCCAACTGAACAGATCGGGAGCGAGGCGATCGAGTTTCCAAAGCACATCATCATTTGCCCAAAGCACCAGCGGAAACGAAAACTGCTTTCGGAGTTCTTCTCGCACGAGATTAGTAGCAATCAGGGCTTGATCTAGATCATGAAGCGTTTCTAGCCCAAAGATCATTAGGGCAGACGGAAAGGGGGAGGATTGAAGATTGGGGATTGAAGATGGTTGACTCCTGACTTCTGACTCTTGGCACCTATCTCCCTCACCTTCTTTACCTTCGGCTCCCTGCGTTCGCTCTGCTATTGCCATGTGAATAGTGGTATACAGCGTTTTAGCTGACTCTGGCAGGGTCAATACCTGAACAGGAATTGGAAGATGTTCCTGTAACTGCTCAGTGATGCGATCGCGTAACTGAGCATAGTTACACCGAACAACAATCAGCGCAAACTGATTTTGCGATAGGGTAATCGCTCGAACCAGGGTGTTCAGCGATCGCTCATTCTTGAGTTCGATGTCTGTTATTTGGTCCATTGGCATTGGAGAACCCACCCCAGTCACTCTTCGCTATCTCCCATCTCCCCACTCCTCCATCTCTATTCTGTCGTAGCCTCCATCAGCCATGTCTGGTATTTTGTTGTTTCCGCCAGTACAGGATTAATGCCAAACCAGGTTCCTTGAGTGTCTTGATACTCAAACACAAACATACTCCGGAGCAGCATCTGATACTCAATTTCGCCTTTTACATTCTGTTGATTCACGACCTGGCAAATTAGTTTCCATTCCTCATCATCAATCGCACGAGCAAGAGAATCTCGCTGACTGCGGATAACCTGCTCAACAATCTGTCGTGGAAAGGGTGGGTCACTCTGCTGAATGCAGTTTCGTACCAACCCCAATAGGTTCCGAACATGCCCACCGCTGACTAAACAGAGGCGATCAAGGGTTTCCAGATTGTCAAATACTTGAGAAACGTGATCAAACCGTTTCGCTGGTTCCACACCAGGAAACGCCCGTGCCAGCACCATATGCCGCAATAGATGGATTCCTTCAGCGTAGGGGTGATGGCTGCGAGTGCGGACTGGGATCATGGGCAGAACTTTGGGTGCAACTCCGCCGCCAAATCGCTGCCGCAGCGTTTCATTCTCGTTTGAGAAAATCAGAGCTAAAGGAATCGTATAAACCAGGTGACAGTTGAGTTTAGAAAGCTGATCACCCCGGTCGATGAATAAATATTCTGGCTGGGTGCGTCCAGTCTGAAGTTGCCGGGCATCGACTCGATCCAGATTATCAATAATCACGACTAGCCCTTGCTGCCCTCGGCGCTGCAATTCAGCGATCGCGCGTCCTAGCAATTCGTCATTCATGGCTTTCAGAATGCCATTGGTGCGGGGTTCCATAAATTGGCGGAGTTGGCTACGCAAGCGGGGGCTGTCCTTCGTGCGAGCCGTAATTTTGCTAATGCCAACAGAAAATTCCACCCCAGACAGTTCAATCGGAGTTTGCAGAATTTCACTAATTTCTTGAAACAACCGTACAAAGTACTCTGGTTTCAACCAAATTTGGTTGGCTTCCAGGCTGGCACTCACTTGATGCGCGATCGCGAGCAAAATATCTGTCACATCCACGTCAGACATATCCAGAAACTCGCTGGACTCGAAGTAGACGACATAAAAACCCATCTCTTCTAGTTCTGCTTTCAGTCGGCGCAATTCAGTAGATTTGCCACACCCTACATGCCCAGTAAATAACTGGCAAGTCCATTCATTGGGCAGTAATGCGATCGTGCGCTTCAGTTCCCGAATATGATTGCTGCCTCGAACTGTCGCAAAGTCAATGTAATACTGTCGATCCTGCGAATTGCTGTAAGACAACGGCAGAGCAGGGTTACAGGCTTTGAAGAAACTGGCAACGTCAAGGGGCATAAGGGAAAGGCAAGAAAGATAAGGGGACAAAGAGAAGAGGCAAGCAACCCAGTGAGGCAAGACTTGAGGTCTGAACTAAGAACCAGTCAAGACGAGTAGAAAAGAATTTTGCGTGAATTTTGGGGAATTCTTGATGAAAAAGGGGAAAGAATTGCTAGGGTGAACCGGGATAAACAATTTGAGATAAAACTTCACGATCTGCTATGACGGTGGAGCGAGATCGTTGCCCAATTTTCCTAGCTGCGCCAATGGAGAAAACCCATGTCTGAAATGATTTCTGTTTGGATTGAAAACACAATGACTTCGATGGGGTACTGGGGCATTGGGCTACTGATGTTTCTAGAAAATTTGTTTCCGCCGATTCCTTCTGAACTGATCATGCCATTAGCTGGCTTTACCATTGCAAAAGGAAAAATGGAATTTGCCCCTGCTGTATTCGCTGGGGTCGTAGGGACAGTGCTCGGTGCATTTCCCTGGTATTTTGCAGGCAAGTTCATCGGCGAACCCCGGCTCAGACATCTGGCTGATCGTTATGGTAAGTGGTTAACCCTATCAGGACGGGACATTGATAAAGCCAACAGTTGGTTTACTCGTCACGGAATTAGAGCCGTATTCTTCTGTCGCTTAGTGCCCGGTGTACGGACATTAATTTCGCTTCCGGCAGGGTTGAATGAAATGCCGTTGTTCACCTTCACGCTGTTTTCCACCCTGGGTACAACGCTTTGGGTGGTTTTTTTAACGTTTCTCGGGCTGAAGTTGGGTGAAAATTATGCTCTGGTTGACGTGTGGCTAGCGCCTCTCTCCAAGATTATCCTTTTGGGTATCCTTTTAGCATTTGGAGTATGGATCTGGAAGCGGAGAACATCGAGGATGCGGCGGCGGAAAAGTGGTTTGTAGAGATTTATTGCGATCACTCACTTAATGGGCACATAATTTTCACCTCAAACGTCCTACAAACTATCCAGGTATCATGAAAATCTTTTAGATTGGTTCGCTACGGTTGATTCAGCGAAACGAGTCGCTTGAGCCATGTTCTAATCACCTGCTTTTTTGTATCTGTGCCGTTGTAAGAGATAATGTTGGCTATGCAATTGGAAGTTGGGATGGCTGTTAGCGACGGCACCTAAGGATTTTCTATCCGTTGTTTACAACATCATTGGGGAGATTGAGTTGAATAGTCAGCACTGTTTCAGGGCGATACTTCGGAGGGCAGGTTCCTTTGTATGTCGATAAGTATTTATTACAAAGTATCCTGGTGATCGTCACTGTGTCGATTGCCCCATCGATTCTTCAAGTTTATTCAAAAATACTATTCAGCAAACGTTGAAAGACCGCGATCGCTACTTGAAGCTTTTTGCTTATATTCGACCTCAGACGCAAACGATTCTTCAAGCCCTAATTTGCACGCTGATTTTTACGGCAATGTGGCCCGTTTTAGCGTGGTTGGCAGGTGGAATTGCAGAACCAATTGCTCGAGGTCAAGTTTTGGCTATTGGGCGCATGGCAGGGATTGGAGCCTTAATTTTTTTGGCGCAGAAAATTGCCCAATATGGCCAGGATACACTCATGGCAAAGGCTGCTTTAGCGATCGCATTCAAACTACGCACCCAGGTTTATGCTCACCTGCAACGTCTTAGCCTCAGCTATTTTGAAACTGCACAAAGTGGCGATCTTGCCTACCGAATGACTGAAGATATCGACCGGATTGGAGAAGTCATCAATAAAGTATTCCACCAGTTTCTTCCCAGTGTGTTGCAGTTGATCGTCGTCCTAGGCTATATGGTGTACCTCAACTGGCAATTAACTGTGACAACGCTTGTAATCGCGCCCGTGATGGCAGCATTGATTGCCTGGTTTGGAGAGCGCATTCGGACGTTGTCGTATCGCAGTCAGAGCCGAATCTCGAATCTATCTGCGTTACTGGTTGAGGTCTTTAGTGGGATGCGATTGGTTCAGGCATTTGCCGCGGAAGATTACACCCTGGAGCGGTTTAGCCGCGAAGCAGAGCGGAATCGGTTGGCGCGATACCGTACTGAGAAGCTTAAGGCAATTCAGTCGCCTGTAGTGGGCTTCTTAGAAGCGATCTCTCTGTTGCTCTTGTTGCTTCTGGGTGGGTGGCAAGTGTCGCAGAATAATCTCACAGGCAGCCAGTTCGTCAGTTATCTGGCAGCAGTAGTGATGTTGATTGACCCTATCTCTCTACTCACTAGTAACTATAACGAGTTCAAGCAGGGAGAAGCCTCGATTGACCGGGTGTTTGAACTGTTGGCTATGCAACCAACTGTGGTTGAGCATCCTGATGCAATTAGCCTACCGCCCGTAACGGGGAAAGTGGAGTATCAAAATGTGGAGTTTGCCTATCATCCAGATCAACCAGTGCTCAAGCGCTTAAATTTATTGGCACTGCCAGGAGAAGCGATCGCCTTGGTGGGGCATTCTGGCTCTGGCAAAACTACCCTGGCAAATCTCTTGCCTCGCTTTTACGATCCACAGCAGGGGAAAATTTTCATTGACGGAATCAATATTCGAGATGTGACCCTCCGCAGTTTGCGCCGTCAGATTGGCATTGTGCCCCAAGAAACAATTTTGTTTTCTGGCACAATTGCACAAAATATTGCCTTTGGGCAAAATCATGTGGATGCAGATGCCATTCAGGAAGCAGCCAAAATCGCTAATGCTCACCAGTTCATCATTCAATTTCCAGATGGGTACAACACTTGGGTCGGAGAACGTGGAGTGAATTTGTCTGGCGGGCAACGACAGCGTTTAGCGATCGCCCGTGCCGTTTTGCTCAACCCTCGTATTCTCATCCTGGATGAAGCCACCTCCGCCCTCGATTCCGAATCAGAAGCCCTGGTGCAGGAAGCTCTAGAGCGAGTCATGCGAAACCGCACAGTCTTTATCATTGCTCATCGGCTGGCAACGGTTCGTCGGGCAGATCGCATTCTCGTGTTAGAGCATGGGCATGTGGTTGAGTCTGGCACCCATACTGAATTGCTGAATCATGGTGGACGCTATGCCCGATTCTACGCTCAACAGTTTCAGGAACGTTTGTAACGCATTCCCGGCATCTGAGTTATCAAGCCTTCCATCTCGAGTTGAAGTAACACTCCAGAAACAGTACTCGTGGGTAGCCCCGTTGTTTGCACTAAGTAATCAAACGGAACAGCATCCCCCGCTTGAGATAGCTTCTCCAGGCTCTGCAAAATCTGCTCCCACTCCGGCTCGAGATTAACTGGCAAGCGAGTCTGGATTGGTTGAGTAGGGGATATATCCAGGGTTGGTAGCATTCCCAACATCTCTAACAGTTCATCCTCCAGAATTGGATGGGCACCTTTGCTGATCAGTTTCAAACAGCCGATCGCTCTGGGATTGTCCAAACTGCCAGGGAGCGCATATACATCTCGTCCATACTCGTTGGCATAATGAGCCGTAATCAATCCACCTGATTTTTCTCCGGCTTCCATCACTAGAGTGGCGCGGCATAGCCCAGCAATGATGCGGTTGCGACGAGGAAAGAAAATGCGATCCGGCTTGGTGCCTGCAGGATGTTCACTCAATATCAAGCCAACCTGCCTGATGTGCTGATGCAGTTTTCGATTTGACCAGGGATAAATCACATCTGTGCCACAGCCCAGAACCGCGATCGTCCGTCCCTTTGCCGCTAAACAGCTTCGATGCACCTCAGTATCAATTCCTTCTGCCATCCCAGATACGACTGTAAACCCATGCTCAACCAGCAATCTGGTAATTCGCTGCGTCCAACGTTTGCCATACTCGGAGGGGGTGCGAGTTCCAACGATCGCCACCATTGGCGTTAGTCCAGCTAGTGCCTGGGGGTCTACAATGCCGTGATAGTAAAGTACTGGCGGTGGGTCGGGAATTTCCAGCAGTAAGCGTGGATAATCGCGATCAGCAGGTGTCCAAAATCTTGGATTATCACGTTCGTGCTGTTGCAATAGCAGTTCTGGCTCAAGTTTGCGGCGCTCAGCCACAACCGCATCAGCCGTCAATAAACCGAAGCCTTCAACTTCTAACAACTCCGACGCCGTTGCATTCCAGGCATCGGTCAACGTCCCAAAGTGTTTCTGTAACCGTTTGAGCAGGATCGGCCCGATGCCATTAACGTGAGACCAGGCAACCCAATAAGCGCGTTCTACTACCATGAACAGAGAATACCCAATCTGCTGCTCAACAGAACGATGAATCAATTAACCGTTCGATTGGCTACACTGCCTCAAGATTTGCCTCAAATCCACAAAATTCGTTACCTTGTGTTTCAGATTGAGCAAGGAGTAGATCCATCCCTGGAGTTTGATGGCAAGGATGATGAATCAGAGCACATGCTAATTTATCAGGGTGAGAAAGCTGTGGGTACGGTACGACTGCGACCGCTGGATGCAGACACTATTAAAATTGAGCGCCTTGCGGTACTGCGTGAATTTCGAGGAATGGGGATTGGACGGGTATTGATGGAAGCTGTTTTGGCACGATTGAACGAAACTCAGATTAAAACTGCGTATATGAATGCTCAACAACCTGTGCAAGCATTTTACGAGCGGTTTGGGTTTGAGCCAGAAGGGAAGGTTTTTGAGGAAGCTGGAATTCCTCATATTAGGATGAAAAAGCTGTTGCGCTAGCTGGATAGACGTGGTGGGTTGCGATTCCCCAAAATCCATTCCATTCAAGCATCGTCGTCACTGGCTGACTGATCTGCCCATACTTGGCGGGATCTGGTTAGCGAGTGTCGTCAGCGATCGCCTGTGGCTCTTCCTAGACCATAGCACCCCTGCCTGGGATGCCGCCGATTACCTGACTGGTTCCCTCACCTACTGGAACGCCCTACAAACACCTCAATGGTTTTCTGGCAACTGGTGGACAAACCTCTGGCTCCTTTCTTCGAAAATCCCACCCCTGGTTTATCTCTCAACGGCACCAATCATTTCCCTCTTTGGCAAAACTCCTGACCAGATGATTTTGTTATTTCTGGTCTTCAGCGCTATTTTGCTGTCCACAGTCTATGGCTTGGGTTCTTACCTTTTCAACGGACGAGTCGGGCTATGGGCAGCCGGGTTTTGTGTCCTCTTCCCCACCCTGTATCAATCCCGTCTGGAATTCCTGCTTGACTATCCACTCACTGCCATGGTGACTCTTTGCTTTCTGTGTTTGACCCTGTGGCGAGGAGATCAGGTAGAAGGCAGGAGTAATGAGGGAGATAGGGAAGACGCGGTAGGTAAGGAGGGCAGAAGGCAGAAGCCAGGAGAT is a window of Leptolyngbyaceae cyanobacterium JSC-12 DNA encoding:
- a CDS encoding DNA protecting protein DprA (IMG reference gene:2510096326~PFAM: DNA recombination-mediator protein A~TIGRFAM: DNA protecting protein DprA); protein product: MVVERAYWVAWSHVNGIGPILLKRLQKHFGTLTDAWNATASELLEVEGFGLLTADAVVAERRKLEPELLLQQHERDNPRFWTPADRDYPRLLLEIPDPPPVLYYHGIVDPQALAGLTPMVAIVGTRTPSEYGKRWTQRITRLLVEHGFTVVSGMAEGIDTEVHRSCLAAKGRTIAVLGCGTDVIYPWSNRKLHQHIRQVGLILSEHPAGTKPDRIFFPRRNRIIAGLCRATLVMEAGEKSGGLITAHYANEYGRDVYALPGSLDNPRAIGCLKLISKGAHPILEDELLEMLGMLPTLDISPTQPIQTRLPVNLEPEWEQILQSLEKLSQAGDAVPFDYLVQTTGLPTSTVSGVLLQLEMEGLITQMPGMRYKRS
- a CDS encoding putative ATPase (AAA+ superfamily) (IMG reference gene:2510096322~PFAM: Archaeal ATPase); translated protein: MTGVGSPMPMDQITDIELKNERSLNTLVRAITLSQNQFALIVVRCNYAQLRDRITEQLQEHLPIPVQVLTLPESAKTLYTTIHMAIAERTQGAEGKEGEGDRCQESEVRSQPSSIPNLQSSPFPSALMIFGLETLHDLDQALIATNLVREELRKQFSFPLVLWANDDVLWKLDRLAPDLFSWAGNAIVEFEMAIPELVRSLKHHSDRLFNSILSMGDEQFWAIWQIHPPNALRPNELTFAINDLQSNQYAIDDELQASLDFLLGQNAHSQGEMETAHELYQRSLTFWLQHMQEAKEPRAEESWEDGGDGKIRSQESEVRSQKDLQDRPISSDPSPISASPPLPSASSLSPTLPSPLPPIPYLERAACLLFYLGLWWRSYAILQRAAYRSACQQSRYYFQRSLDLFTQENRQDLVARFIIAQAETLQKLEQWDELDTLAKQALVLHKLYKDPVRQARDRGFLAEVAIARSNWEDAKQQVETALEILDVAEAELHAVDHLPDPHLENSLELAHRYHYGWYLFLRAKAEKQLGNLDCAIHALESARDRSHPSNDPFLYIQILRQLRDNYFEKGEYQLAFRTRQARRLIEHQYGYRAFVGALRLQPQEVSAGAPLPLPAQIDQQRLLAQELKASGREKDLNELIARLSQAQYKLIVIHGPSGVGKSSILNAGLLPLLQDQTFESRLPFPLLVDFYGDWQSGLQKGLKSLGLESSEQISSLPLFSPSSPLSAPLFQTLINQLKTATERNVLPILLFDQFEEFFFTYNTVQERIPFYRFLGECLKLPFVKVVLSLREDYLHYLLEFQRYANLDIINNDILGKQIRYPLGDLTLADAKAVIKSLTEKAQFYLPDDLVDALVHDLAGELGEVRPIELQVVGAQLQAEGIDTLAKYQQKGPKEKLVQRSLEDVVKDCGPENEDLARIVLFLLTNEKGARPLKTREDLEADLVDLGLTHAIANLDLVLEVLVGSGLVFLIPDFPADCYQLVHDYLVSFIRHDQESEVAQLEAELQREREQRRVAEKELQRSEEKLHQIEQTTRRILRQGIAGFAMIAILSGGIVAWTSYTAQKARETAQKAATQAEIARSLLESGICITVPPLENSNLNYQCTYRYTVAIPVNNHAQTATGMLNEIQQVEPRASLTRAAPGTFITIGQFDTLEAAFPVVEHLKQKGFDAIVVPRVQVTERENANNP
- a CDS encoding Archaeal ATPase (IMG reference gene:2510096323~PFAM: Archaeal ATPase); this encodes MPLDVASFFKACNPALPLSYSNSQDRQYYIDFATVRGSNHIRELKRTIALLPNEWTCQLFTGHVGCGKSTELRRLKAELEEMGFYVVYFESSEFLDMSDVDVTDILLAIAHQVSASLEANQIWLKPEYFVRLFQEISEILQTPIELSGVEFSVGISKITARTKDSPRLRSQLRQFMEPRTNGILKAMNDELLGRAIAELQRRGQQGLVVIIDNLDRVDARQLQTGRTQPEYLFIDRGDQLSKLNCHLVYTIPLALIFSNENETLRQRFGGGVAPKVLPMIPVRTRSHHPYAEGIHLLRHMVLARAFPGVEPAKRFDHVSQVFDNLETLDRLCLVSGGHVRNLLGLVRNCIQQSDPPFPRQIVEQVIRSQRDSLARAIDDEEWKLICQVVNQQNVKGEIEYQMLLRSMFVFEYQDTQGTWFGINPVLAETTKYQTWLMEATTE
- a CDS encoding putative membrane-associated protein (IMG reference gene:2510096324~PFAM: SNARE associated Golgi protein), whose protein sequence is MSEMISVWIENTMTSMGYWGIGLLMFLENLFPPIPSELIMPLAGFTIAKGKMEFAPAVFAGVVGTVLGAFPWYFAGKFIGEPRLRHLADRYGKWLTLSGRDIDKANSWFTRHGIRAVFFCRLVPGVRTLISLPAGLNEMPLFTFTLFSTLGTTLWVVFLTFLGLKLGENYALVDVWLAPLSKIILLGILLAFGVWIWKRRTSRMRRRKSGL
- a CDS encoding ABC-type multidrug transport system, ATPase and permease component (IMG reference gene:2510096325~PFAM: ABC transporter transmembrane region; ABC transporter) is translated as MKDRDRYLKLFAYIRPQTQTILQALICTLIFTAMWPVLAWLAGGIAEPIARGQVLAIGRMAGIGALIFLAQKIAQYGQDTLMAKAALAIAFKLRTQVYAHLQRLSLSYFETAQSGDLAYRMTEDIDRIGEVINKVFHQFLPSVLQLIVVLGYMVYLNWQLTVTTLVIAPVMAALIAWFGERIRTLSYRSQSRISNLSALLVEVFSGMRLVQAFAAEDYTLERFSREAERNRLARYRTEKLKAIQSPVVGFLEAISLLLLLLLGGWQVSQNNLTGSQFVSYLAAVVMLIDPISLLTSNYNEFKQGEASIDRVFELLAMQPTVVEHPDAISLPPVTGKVEYQNVEFAYHPDQPVLKRLNLLALPGEAIALVGHSGSGKTTLANLLPRFYDPQQGKIFIDGINIRDVTLRSLRRQIGIVPQETILFSGTIAQNIAFGQNHVDADAIQEAAKIANAHQFIIQFPDGYNTWVGERGVNLSGGQRQRLAIARAVLLNPRILILDEATSALDSESEALVQEALERVMRNRTVFIIAHRLATVRRADRILVLEHGHVVESGTHTELLNHGGRYARFYAQQFQERL
- a CDS encoding putative acyltransferase (IMG reference gene:2510096327~PFAM: Acetyltransferase (GNAT) family), which gives rise to MNQLTVRLATLPQDLPQIHKIRYLVFQIEQGVDPSLEFDGKDDESEHMLIYQGEKAVGTVRLRPLDADTIKIERLAVLREFRGMGIGRVLMEAVLARLNETQIKTAYMNAQQPVQAFYERFGFEPEGKVFEEAGIPHIRMKKLLR